The Alkalihalophilus pseudofirmus nucleotide sequence TGGGCCACATCATATGGGTGCAGCTCCTCTAATAACTGTTGGAGTGCTGATCGTTTCGCTTCTTTAACATATTTAATCACTAATACAAGTAATTGGTCTTCAGTCATATTTGCAACCAATGCATCCACCTCACTTCCACACCTTATATACTTTACAAAAAAAGCGTAATGATGTAAAACACTGCTTTGGAGTTATTTACAGTGTTTATTTATATTCCCTTCAGGAGATAGGTGAAACAACCCTATAAGAATTTTGAAATTACTAAAAATATTGAAAGTAATGCTTTTCTTGGTGGGTTTTACATTGACGCTTGAAAATAAGCTATGCTATTATTAATCTAGATTGAAATTCATTCTCAAAGAAGAGTCTGAGGGGGACTACATAATGAGCTTTATCCACCTTCAAAACTTAACAAAGACGTATTCTAAAGCTGGAAGTCCAGCAGTTAATCATATTGACCTTTCGATTGAAAAGGGTGAAATTATTACTCTGCTTGGTCCGAGTGGGTGCGGGAAGACCACAACGCTTCGTATGATTGCAGGATTTGAACAGCCATCAAACGGGTCTATTCGTATTGACGATAAAGTTGTCTTTGACGACCGTTCATATTTACCACCGGAAAAAAGAGGGATTGGAATGGTGTTCCAAGATTATGCACTATTCCCACACTTAACAATCGAAAAAAACGTAACGTTTGGATTGAATAAATGGAGTACCCTTAATAAAAAGAAGCGTGCTAAAGAAGTACTAGAGCTGGTTGGTTTAGCTGATTATGCTAAGCGTTTTCCTAATGAACTCTCGGGAGGACAGCAGCAACGTGTAGCTCTTGCGCGTGCTCTTGCTCCGCGGCCGAATGTTGTTCTAATGGATGAACCATTTAGTAATCTAGATGCTGGTTTGCGTGAAAGAATGCGGTATGATGTAACAGCTATTCTAAGAAAAGCTAATACTACTGCGATTATTGTAACGCATGATCAAAAAGATGCGTTTGCGGTGTCGGATCGTGTTGTTGTCATGAATCAAGGTGTGATCCAACAAATTGCATCTCCTCGTGATATGTACCGTTGTCCAAAAAACTGTTTTGTTGCGCAATTTGTTGGAAAAACTAACTTATTAACAGGCACGCTTTGTGAGGATATGAAGCATGTAGAAACGCATATTGGACGTGTTTGTCTGCCCTCAGCATCCAATCAAATTCTTGAAGATGTCCGCGTTTCGATTCGACCTGAGGGGTGCCGTTTAGTAGAAGACGGACGTTATTCGGGCCGAGTGGAGCGTGTTACTTACAGTGGTGAGTATCAAGAGCTTGAAGTGCGGCTTGGTGATGATCATGTAACAAATGAGCCGATGATTGTCTATGCCCCTGTAGAGCAAGAGATTGAGGTTGGGTCTGTTGTGTCATTTGATATTAAACCAGAGTTAGTTGCCCTGGTAGAAGCATAAAAAAAGCCCTCAAATTTTGAGGGCTTTTTTATTTATAGTGTACTATTTTTAATAATTGTTTCAAAAATTGAAAAATACATTGACAATGATTATCAGTAGCAGTATAGTATGACTTGTGAGAGCGAATGAGAATGAAAATCATTAGCTGAAATACATAGAGAGTTTAGGAGGAACAAACATGAATAAGGCCTTAAAAGTATTATTGTTTTCACTGTTAGCACTATCTTTATTTGTAGTAGCTGCATGTGGTTCTACTGAAGAGCCAGCTGAAGAGGCGCCTGCAAGTGAAGAAAATACAGAAGAATCTACGGATGAAGCAAATGATGAAACAAATGAGGAAGCTGCCTTAGAAGAAACTGGTGAGTTAGTTGTTTACTCATCTCGTAATGAAAACTTCGTAAATGCTCTTTTAGAGAAATTTACAGCGGATACAGGAATTGAAGTTAAGCCGCTTCATGCCGGAGATAATGCAGTAAGCAGAATTAAAGGTGAAGCTGGAAACACACAAGCTGATATTTTTATTTCAAACGATATCGGTGCGCTTGAAAACCTTCGTCTTGAGGGACTTTTAGAAGGGTCTGATCCTGAAGGAATTGAATCAATCGATGAAAACTATCGTGCAGATGATAATTCTTGGTTCGCTTTATCAGCACGTACACGAGTTTTGATGTATAATAAAGATCTAATTACAGAAGAAGAAATGCCGAAATCTATCGAGGAACTAACAGATCCTAAATGGCAAGGTGAGTTCGCTATTACTCGCGGAGGAAATGGCGGAATGATTGGCCATGTATCAGCGCTTCGTAATGAGTGGGGCGATGAGAAAACTA carries:
- a CDS encoding ABC transporter ATP-binding protein; translation: MSFIHLQNLTKTYSKAGSPAVNHIDLSIEKGEIITLLGPSGCGKTTTLRMIAGFEQPSNGSIRIDDKVVFDDRSYLPPEKRGIGMVFQDYALFPHLTIEKNVTFGLNKWSTLNKKKRAKEVLELVGLADYAKRFPNELSGGQQQRVALARALAPRPNVVLMDEPFSNLDAGLRERMRYDVTAILRKANTTAIIVTHDQKDAFAVSDRVVVMNQGVIQQIASPRDMYRCPKNCFVAQFVGKTNLLTGTLCEDMKHVETHIGRVCLPSASNQILEDVRVSIRPEGCRLVEDGRYSGRVERVTYSGEYQELEVRLGDDHVTNEPMIVYAPVEQEIEVGSVVSFDIKPELVALVEA
- a CDS encoding extracellular solute-binding protein, which encodes MNKALKVLLFSLLALSLFVVAACGSTEEPAEEAPASEENTEESTDEANDETNEEAALEETGELVVYSSRNENFVNALLEKFTADTGIEVKPLHAGDNAVSRIKGEAGNTQADIFISNDIGALENLRLEGLLEGSDPEGIESIDENYRADDNSWFALSARTRVLMYNKDLITEEEMPKSIEELTDPKWQGEFAITRGGNGGMIGHVSALRNEWGDEKTKEWIADVKDNAGAILEGHGDIRRAVGAGEFTFGLVNNYYYHQQLQEPTDNNVGVIYPDQGEGEMGAVVNAAGVGLVKDAPNAQSAQVFLDWILEEENQREFSYESLEVPINPEIEAVEGAATISDYKTHDMPLSQLGEVWEDTRELIEQAGLDLDL